A single region of the Penaeus vannamei isolate JL-2024 chromosome 23, ASM4276789v1, whole genome shotgun sequence genome encodes:
- the LOC113804605 gene encoding molecular chaperone MKKS, with protein sequence MSGVRIEQERVSGVWCHSLRDPAFLSMLRKYRKLLLSAYGPKGGSILISNSAGRESLACSSNEIIQQLSFFHPCVKYINALISAQNAACGLHGLYTGILCARLLEEALLCEDDTPHHVILEVTEWIISEVLTCLVDSPEEVVTDLDIGNMHQVTSFVKTILGAKNCLDLTKDDITDLSLNIVKAFLRSIPHEYSSSGFGHVNIVTQDESATSESKVFDGVLYRAPDLCPQKIKKFTEGQEEFNIVVFTIPLTFEEGENETVHWRGSLAKDAAFIDVFLPCLLSFLRKRNVSILVSQKPVNPVIIFELERKGYLVLERLGTASTQAIVKISGCQPISSISNLQLEMNNAVLGRLTSVECVSINEKSYLLLDHVEGCVSSLLLCKTSPSTESTLKETAESCLAALRMVVVDGKIVAGGGCLEAWLAMKISHLVNNNLDQLISVIEISPHHVLKVTSMFMKVLLDLAFRPGGGSSTVKTDWCTDSTFHHLWQSHSAASKGENPYFGTDDLSLQPAVCQCVCGLIGKDTVNPFPSNHWQPADFHPSGITRKGLSTSCVASEKQVPTDKTAKGGNSQSRIMSTTINSDSVVDEFGFLSIELDVDSLEEKVDTYEEDVDSLEKTGNSLEEEGDSLEGRLESLEDDADSLEDVLDKGAEPALEKSVNTKAKLKIKDQDILCDSFPAKYNAIRLALEGFSHLFKIGDCVFDK encoded by the exons ATGTCGGGTGTGAGAATAGAACAAGAGCGAGTGAGTGGTGTATGGTGCCACAGCCTGAGGGATCCAGCATTTCTTTCCATGCTGAGGAAGTACAGGaaactccttctctctgcctacgGACCAAAAGGTGGTTCCATCCTGATATCAAATTCAGCTGGAAGGGAATCTCTCGCTTGCTCATCTAATGAGATCATTCAGCAGCTGTCATTCTTCCATCCCTGTGTAAAGTACATAAATGCCTTAATCTCTGCACAAAATGCTGCCTGTGGTCTTCATGGACTTTACACAGGCATTCTTTGCGCCAGGCTTCTTGAAGAGGCCCTACTCTGCGAAGATGACACCCCACACCATGTCATACTGGAAGTGACTGAATGGATCATATCTGAGGTCTTGACTTGCTTGGTAGACTCTCCAGAGGAAGTTGTTACTGACTTGGATATAGGCAATATGCACCAGGTCACCTCATTTGTCAAGACAATACTTGGAGCAAAGAATTGCCTAGATCTCACTAAAGATGACATAACTGATTTAAGTCTCAATATTGTTAAAGCCTTTTTAAGAAGTATACCTCATGAATATTCATCAAGTGGCTTTGGGCATGTCAATATAGTTACTCAGGATGAATCCGCAACATCCGAATCCAAAGTCTTTGATGGAGTCTTGTACAGAGCACCAGATCTTTGCCCCCAGAAGATTAAAAAATTCACAGAAGGACAAGAAGAGTTCAATATTGTTGTGTTTACAATACCTCTTACatttgaagaaggagaaaatgaaactgTGCATTGGAGAGGTAGCTTGGCAAAAGATGCAGCATTCATCGACGtcttccttccttgccttctttcctttttaagaAAAAGGAATGTCAGTATCCTGGTCAGCCAGAAACCTGTCAATCCAGTCATTATATTTGAGTTGGAGAGAAAAGGGTATTTGGTTTTGGAAAGACTAGGCACTGCATCAACACAGGCCATTGTCAAGATCAGTGGATGTCAGCCAATAAGTAGTATTTCCAATTTACAACTAGAAATGAATAATGCTGTTCTTGGGAGGCTAACATCAGTAGAGTGTGTTTCCATCAATGAGAAGAGTTACCTCCTGCTAGATCATGTGGAAGGCTGTGTTTCAAGTCTTCTCCTGTGCAAAACAAGTCCCAGCACTGAGTCAACATTAAAG GAAACTGCAGAAAGTTGCCTGGCAGCTTTGCGAATGGTTGTGGTGGATGGTAAAATTGTTGCTGGAGGTGGCTGTTTGGAAGCGTGGTTAGCTATGAAAATTAGCCATCTTGTTAACAACAACTTGGATCAGCTGATATCAGTAATTGAAATTTCACCTCATCATGTACTGAAG GTAACAAGCATGTTCATGAAGGTGCTCTTAGACTTAGCCTttcgcccaggaggaggatcaTCGACTGTAAAGACAGACTGGTGTACAGATTCAACATTCCATCATCTGTGGCAGTCACATTCAGCAGCATCTAAAGGAGAGAATCCATATTTTGGAACAGATGACTTGTCTTTACAACCAGCTGTATGTCAATGTGTTTGTGGCTTGATTGGAAAGGACACAGTGAACCCATTCCCTTCAAATCACTGGCAACCAGCTGACTTCCATCCAAGTGGTATTACGAGAAAGGGTCTTAGTACATCATGTGTAGCTTCTGAGAAACAGGTTCCCACAGACAAGACTGCAAAAGGGGGAAATAGCCAGAGCAGAATCATGTCTACCACAATCAACAGTGATTCTGTGGTGGATGAGTTTGGATTTCTGAGTATTGAGCTTGATGTGGACAGTTTGGAAGAGAAAGTAGACACATATGAAGAAGATGTGGACAGTTTAGAGAAAACCGGCAATAGTCTTGAAGAAGAAGGTGACAGTCTAGAGGGTAGACTTGAAAGCTTAGAAGACGATGCAGACAGCTTAGAGGATGTGCTTGACAAAGGAGCGGAACCAGCTCTTGAAAAAAGTGTTAATACAAAAGCCAAATTGAAAATAAAGGATCAGGATATCCTCTGCGACAGTTTCCCCGCCAAATACAATGCTATTCGCCTTGCACTTGAGGGCTTCAGCCATTTGTTTAAGATTGGTGATTGTGTGTTTGATAAGTGA
- the LOC113804621 gene encoding probable 4-coumarate--CoA ligase 1, whose product MASVRLLQQTFRNGKRAWRNGSLWYASQPVRRERQLPILSYRYANVSFCQNQSRSFATTAAQSQIVGEDNVLRCPFQDSMAPVPEGSIVLHVMKALEDNADKVALIDGVTGEELTSKDLQQRGMKVASGLKRRGFAAGDVLCILSPNTIHYPAVFLGATLNGGIVSLANPAYNADEFEHIVRNSGATWIAVGAGLEKTALEVAQRVGNIKEIFLFEGQVEGCSLFQELLDDTGDQYVPHTQVDPVKDVVVLPYSSGTTGLPKGVMVTHRNLAAAFMQFRDPRTLGLDGNDVMMLFLPFFHSLGFIMMFSSLINDYKAVMLPRFIPDLFLKVIQEHKVSCMAVVPPVVLFLAQSPAVDKYDLTSLRRMYCAAAPLSADVQEAVIKRLGGSLELCQGYGMTESVACISLCSQENKLGSIGQLSGYMELKIVDVETRESLGPNQEGEICINGPQITPGYYKNQKATDETFAADGWLKTGDVGYFDDEGFLYIVDRLKELIKYKGLQVAPAELEGLLLQHEDIIDAAVVGKKHDRYGELPTAFVVKKPGSQVTAEDVQHFIASKVSNHKHLHGGVVFMDAIPKNASGKILRKDIKKMAEQL is encoded by the exons ATGGCATCAGTGAGGCTACTACAGCAGACTTTCCGAAATGGTAAAAGGGCTTGGCGAAATGGATCGTTGTG GTACGCATCGCAGCCcgtaaggagagaaagacaactgCCGATCTTGTCTTATAGATATGCGAATGTTTCCTTCTGCCAAAATCAATCTCGGTCTTTTGCCACTACTG CTGCCCAGAGCCAGATCGTGGGCGAGGACAACGTGTTGCGATGCCCCTTCCAGGACTCCATGGCGCCCGTGCCCGAAGGCTCCATCGTGCTGCACGTTATGAAGGCCCTGGAGGACAATGCGGACAAAGTGGCTCTG ATAGATGGAGTTACAGGTGAAGAGTTGACCTCAAAAGACCTGCAACAGAGAGGCATGAAGGTAGCTTCTGGATTAAAAAGACGTGGATTTGCCGCAGGAGATGTCTTGTGTATCCTATCACCAAACACCATTCATTATCCTGCTGTGTTCCTTGGTGCCACTCTTAATGGAGGCATTGTCAGCCTTGCCAATCCGGCTTATAATGCAG ATGAGTTTGAACACATAGTAAGGAATTCAGGTGCCACATGGATAGCTGTTGGGGCAGGCTTAGAGAAGACTGCTCTGGAAGTTGCACAGCGTGTTGGGAACATCAAAGAGATCTTCCTTTTTGAAGGCCAAGTTGAGGGTTGTTCATTGTTCCAGGAGTTGTTAGATGATACAGGAGACCAATATGTGCCTCATACTCAG GTTGATCCAGTAAAAGATGTAGTGGTTCTGCCATATTCCTCGGGCACTACTGGTCTTCCCAAAGGTGTAATGGTGACACATAGAAATCTTGCTGCAGCATTTATGCAGTTCAG AGATCCACGTACCTTGGGTTTAGACGGCAACGATGTCATGATGTTATTCTTACCCTTTTTCCACTCACTCGGCTTCATCATGATGTTCTCCTCGCTTATTAATGATTATAAGGCAGTTATGTTACCAAGATTCATTCCTGACCTTTTTCTGAAAGTTATACAAGAACATAAA GTATCATGCATGGCTGTGGTGCCGCCTGTGGTCTTGTTCTTAGCACAGTCTCCAGCTGTTGATAAATATGACCTCACCTCACTTAGGAGGATGTACTGTGCTGCAGCCCCATTGTCAGCTGACGTCCAAGAAGCCGTGATAAAAAGG CTTGGTGGCTCACTAGAGTTGTGCCAAGGTTATGGGATGACTGAGTCTGTGGCCTGTATTTCGCTCTGTTCACAAGAAAACAAATTGGGATCTATTGGTCAGCTTTCCGGATACATGGAGTTAAAG ATTGTTGATGTAGAAACAAGAGAATCTTTAGGCCCAAACCAAGAAGGAGAAATATGTATAAACGGTCCTCAGATAACTCCAGGATATTATAA aaatcaaAAAGCAACTGATGAAACTTTTGCCGCTGATGGATGGCTTAAAACAGGCGATGTGGGCTACTTTGATGATGAGGGCTTCCTTTATATTGTTGATCGCCTTAAAGAATTAATCAAATACAAGGGACTGCAG GTTGCACCAGCAGAATTAGAGGGATTATTGTTGCAACATGAAGATATTATAGATGCTGCTGTTGTTGGTAAGAAACATGATCGCTATGGGGAACTTCCAACAGCATTTGTAGTTAAGAAACCTGGTTCACAAGTTACAGCTGAAGATGTGCAGCATTTTATTGCAA GTAAAGTGAGCAACCACAAACACTTACACGGTGGAGTAGTCTTCATGGATGCCATTCCTAAAAATGCAAGTGGCAAGATTTTGAGGAAAGATATCAAGAAAATGGCAGAACAGTTATAA